The proteins below come from a single Ptychodera flava strain L36383 chromosome 6, AS_Pfla_20210202, whole genome shotgun sequence genomic window:
- the LOC139134355 gene encoding asialoglycoprotein receptor 1-like — MPWAPGEPNNGEVEKSGEIELRSSDWSNFQWNDRPLDYVLQDSWYICEKEGCEEGWKLHGSKCYYFGTNVLSWTEAEDYCQGKGGHLAKDTEDVHSFLSSEVASLDTSGCSPIYMCNPYIGLLYEPGVGYKWSDGSAVDESFMPWAPGEPNNGEVEKSGEIELRSSDWSNFQWNDRPLDYVLQDSWYICEKEV, encoded by the exons ATGCCATGGGCGCCCGGTGAGCCTAACAACGGCGAAGTTGAGAAGTCTGGTGAAATAGAATTGAGAAGCAGCGACTGGTCGAATTTCCAGTGGAACGACCGACCTCTCGATTACGTTCTTCAAGATTCATGGTACATCTGTGAAAAAGAAG GGTGTGAAGAGGGATGGAAGCTTCATGGTTCCAAGTGTTACTATTTTGGTACAAACGTCTTGTCATGGACAGAAGCGGAAGACTACTGTCAAGGGAAAGGTGGTCACCTCGCCAAGGATACTGAGGATGTGCACAGCTTTTTGTCGTCGGAAGTGGCAAGCCTTGACACCAGTGGTTGCAGTCCAATATACATGTGTAACCCTTATATAGGTTTACTATACGAG cCTGGTGTAGGTTACAAATGGTCTGATGGATCAGCAGTGGATGAAAGCTTTATGCCATGGGCGCCCGGTGAGCCTAACAACGGCGAAGTTGAGAAGTCTGGTGAAATAGAATTGAGAAGCAGCGACTGGTCGAATTTCCAGTGGAACGACCGACCTCTCGATTACGTTCTTCAAGATTCATGGTACATCTGTGAAAAAGAAG TGTAG